The Lonchura striata isolate bLonStr1 chromosome 7, bLonStr1.mat, whole genome shotgun sequence genome window below encodes:
- the CISD1 gene encoding CDGSH iron-sulfur domain-containing protein 1 isoform X2, translating into MRMRSGAEWIAAASVAVGAAAFGYLAYKKFLCKDKGCKAMVNPHIQKDNPKVVHAFDMEDLGDKAVYCRCWRSKKFPLCDGSHTKHNEETGDNVGPLIIKRKEA; encoded by the exons ATGAGGATGAGGAGTGGTG CTGAATGGATTGCTGCAGCCTCTGTAGCTGTTGGAGCAGCTGCTTTTGGATACCTAGCTTACAAAAAATTTCTGTGTAAAGACAAAGGCTGCAAAGCAATGGTGAATCCCCATATCCAGAAGGATAACCCCAAGGTAGTCCATGCCTTTGATATGGAAGATCTGGGAGACAAGGCTGTATACTGTCGTTGTTGGAGGTCTAAGAAG ttcCCACTGTGTGATGGCTCTCACACAAAGCACAACGAAGAAACTGGCGACAACGTTGGGCCTCTGATCATCAAGAGGAAGGAGGCGTAG
- the CISD1 gene encoding CDGSH iron-sulfur domain-containing protein 1 isoform X1, producing the protein MGPGQNSAVRAEWIAAASVAVGAAAFGYLAYKKFLCKDKGCKAMVNPHIQKDNPKVVHAFDMEDLGDKAVYCRCWRSKKFPLCDGSHTKHNEETGDNVGPLIIKRKEA; encoded by the exons ATGGGGCCGGGGCAGAACAGCGCCGTGAGGG CTGAATGGATTGCTGCAGCCTCTGTAGCTGTTGGAGCAGCTGCTTTTGGATACCTAGCTTACAAAAAATTTCTGTGTAAAGACAAAGGCTGCAAAGCAATGGTGAATCCCCATATCCAGAAGGATAACCCCAAGGTAGTCCATGCCTTTGATATGGAAGATCTGGGAGACAAGGCTGTATACTGTCGTTGTTGGAGGTCTAAGAAG ttcCCACTGTGTGATGGCTCTCACACAAAGCACAACGAAGAAACTGGCGACAACGTTGGGCCTCTGATCATCAAGAGGAAGGAGGCGTAG